In a genomic window of Lycium ferocissimum isolate CSIRO_LF1 chromosome 9, AGI_CSIRO_Lferr_CH_V1, whole genome shotgun sequence:
- the LOC132031590 gene encoding receptor protein kinase CLAVATA1-like: MNLRGKNTVPPIICGLKQLKRIELVDINLRGEFPRALYNCSKLEILDLSRNQFHGTLPNDLHRMSSLTRLDLTGNFFSGTIPAAVAQLSKLQVLLLGRNNFQDSIPPEIGNLSNLTILDLSYMSGRFSTIPKELGELKYLKKLILARSNLIGNIPETFSGLASLENLDLSRNYLNGTVPAFLFSLKNLTCLDLHHNQLSGSLPTPVKESKLSRVDLSRNFLFGKIPLQLDADNYYDFSGNRDLCTSNPHRAPSQLPMCNNQNHGHKHRRIMIILFPVEVVVIVLLLLLCYTMKQSRLPMNRQFWKKQKSEDYQLIRFGRSLDFTESDILQNLTKENLIGSGGSGKIYRVGVDPDGSYVAVKRICNENQLDQRLEKQFLAEVQILGGIRHANIVKLICCIYNENSKLLVYEYMKNQSLDKWLHHKKRSALSVSQVQDTVLRWNIRLRIAIGAALGLCYMHHDCSPPIIHRDIKSSNILLDDELNPKIADFGLAKVVSQRGDHHTETASAVAGTFGYIAPGTYCLLSSMTNFTSYFLCSSEITYLLSEFHSEYAYTRKVNTKSDVYSFGVVLLELATGKEPVNKNEHMNLAQWAWKHCEEGSPIVDVLDNEIMEPAVLKAMTAVFKLGLMCTNKLAYSRPSMTELLQTLLLFDY, from the exons ATGAATCTTAGAGGAAAAAACACAGTCCCGCCGATCATTTGTGGGCTTAAACAGCTCAAAAGGATTGAACTTGTAGATATCAACTTACGCGGAGAATTTCCAAGAGCTCTATACAACTGCTCAAAGCTGGAAATTCTTGATCTTTCTCGGAACCAATTCCATGGAACATTGCCTAATGACCTTCATCGAATGTCTAGCCTAACTCGCTTGGATCTCACTGGAAACTTCTTCAGTGGCACAATTCCAGCAGCTGTTGCTCAGCTTTCCAAATTGCAGGTGCTGCTTCTAGGAAGGAATAATTTCCAAGACTCGATACCCCCAGAGATTGGAAATCTTTCAAACCTTACGATATTGGATTTATCATACATGTCGGGAAGATTTAGTACCATTCCAAAGGAACTAGGTGAGCTGAAGTACTTGAAAAAACTTATACTTGCGCGTTCAAATTTGATTGGAAACATACCAGAAACCTTTTCTGGTCTTGCCAGTCTTGAAAATCTGGATCTTTCAAGAAATTATCTCAATGGAACAGTTCCAGCTTTTTTgtttagtttaaaaaatttgacATGTTTAGATCTTCACCATAATCAACTTTCTGGCAGCTTACCAACGCCAGTTAAAGAATCAAAATTGTCTAGAGTAGATCTCTCTCGGAActttttatttggaaaaatccCACTACAACTTGATGCAGACAATTACTATGACTTCTCTGGTAATCGTGACCTCTGTACTTCTAATCCACACCGCGCTCCATCTCAATTACCCATGTGTAATAATCAGAATCACGGTCACAAACACCGCAGAATCATGATCATACTCTTTCCAGTCGAAGTTGTAGTAATTGTTCTACTTTTGCTTTTGTGCTATACTATGAAGCAATCAAGGCTTCCCATGAATAGACAGTTTTGGAAGAAGCAAAAGAGTGAAGATTATCAGTTAATTCGTTTTGGAAGAAGCTTAGACTTCACGGAAAGTGATATTTTGCAGAACTTAACTAAAGAGAATTTGATTGGGAGTGGAGGATCAGGAAAAATATATAGAGTTGGTGTCGATCCAGATGGGAGTTATGTTGCTGTCAAAAGAATATGCAATGAAAACCAATTGGACCAGAGACTGGAGAAACAGTTTCTTGCAGAAGTTCAAATATTGGGTGGGATTCGACATGCTAACATCGTTAAGCTGATTTGCTGCATTTACAATGAGAACTCAAAACTTCTGGTTTATGAGTACATGAAAAATCAAAGCTTAGACAAATGGTTACATCACAAGAAAAGAAGTGCATTATCGGTCAGTCAAGTTCAAGACACTGTCTTGAGATGGAATATTAGGCTGCGCATAGCAATTGGAGCAGCACTTGGTCTTTGTTATATGCACCATGATTGCTCCCCTCCTATCATTCATCGAGACATTAAATCAAGTAATATCCTTCTTGATGATGAATTGAACCCcaaaattgcagattttggacTGGCAAAAGTTGTATCTCAGCGTGGAGATCATCACACTGAGACAGCTTCTGCAGTTGCTGGTACTTTTGGTTACATTGCTCCAGGTACTTATTGTCTTCTTAGCTCCATGACCAATTTTacttcttattttctttgttcAT CTGAAATTACATATCTTTTGTCTGAATTTCACTCAGAGTATGCTTATACAAGGAAGGTGAATACGAAGAGCGATGTCTATAGCTTTGGTGTGGTGTTATTGGAGCTAGCTACGGGGAAGGAACCCGTTAACAAAAATGAACATATGAACCTAGCACAATGGGCGTGGAAGCACTGTGAAGAAGGCAGCCccattgttgatgttcttgataACGAAATCATGGAACCAGCAGTCTTGAAAGCTATGACTGCTGTCTTTAAATTAGGACTAATGTGTACTAACAAGTTAGCATATTCTAGGCCGTCCATGACGGAACTACTGCAAACTCTTCTACTCTTTGATTACTAG
- the LOC132029676 gene encoding early nodulin-93 gives MGISSEMRDSWAKRRESLLIASAFEEDRIRKSRECTQEGVRAGTKAAAVACVASAIPTLVAVRTIPWAKANLNYTAQALIISAASIAAYFITADKTILECARRNTQYDKSA, from the exons atgggaATTTCATCAGAGATGAGGGACTCTTGGGCAAAGCGAAGGGAATCTTTGTTGATTGCTTCTGCATTTGAAGAGGATAGAATTCGCAAGTCTAGGGAATGTACTCAAG AGGGTGTCCGTGCGGGAACTAAAGCAGCTGCAGTTGCATGTGTTGCTAGTGCAATTCCTACG TTGGTTGCTGTGCGGACAATTCCTTGGGCAAAGGCAAATCTCAATTATACTGCGCAAGCACTCATCATATCTGCAG CTTCTATTGCCGCATACTTCATTACTGCTGACAAGACAATCTTGGAATGCGCAAGGAGAAACACTCAGTACGATAAATCTGCTTAA
- the LOC132029675 gene encoding profilin-like produces the protein MSWQTYVDDHLLCEIEGNHLTSAAIIGQDGTVWAQSANFPQFKPEEITGIMNDFAEPGTLAPTGLYLGGTKYMVIQGEAGAVIRGKKGPGGITIKKTNQALIIGIYDEPMTPGQCNMIVERLGDYLVEQGL, from the exons ATGTCGTGGCAAACATATGTAGATGATCACTTGCTGTGTGAGATTGAAGGTAATCATCTCACTTCTGCTGCTATTATCGGTCAAGACGGCACCGTTTGGGCCCAATCTGCCAATTTCCCTCAG TTCAAGCCAGAAGAAATAACAGGCATAATGAATGACTTTGCGGAACCTGGAACACTTGCTCCAACTGGTTTATATCTTGGGGGAACAAAATACATGGTGATTCAAGGAGAGGCAGGAGCTGTGATCCGAGGGAAGAAG GGTCCAGGTGGTATCACCATTAAAAAGACCAACCAGGCTTTGATCATTGGAATATATGATGAGCCAATGACTCCTGGGCAGTGCAATATGATTGTTGAAAGGTTGGGTGACTATCTTGTTGAACAAGGTCTTTAG